The genome window GCGAAGTCGTATTATTCCTACGTCGAAACCAATACGGACATTATTTGTTTAAGAAATCCATTGATGATAAGCGGCACATCATATGTTATAGTGATGTTGACTTCCAAATCATTCCTACTGAACAAGAATTACGTGATTTAATTGATTTAAGTCTTGATCTCGGTAGTAGCTCATTGTTTGACCAATATACAGAGCAACTTCGTTATGGTCAATACAATTAGTCATGTTTGTCATTAGTGAAGTTTATGTTCTTCCTCCTTCACCCTTCATCATCATATCCACGGACACTTGCGGTACATTTTCCACAATGTATCCGCTTTTTTTATTCCCTTTACTTACACAAAAAAAGACAACTGTTAACGTTCAACAGTTGCCTCCTATATAAAAGTACAAAATCACATCATTTAATAGTAGAGATTAGTCACGGCTTAGATAAAAATCGTTGATGTAATCAATGATTTTTTTGTCGTTTTTCTTCGCTTGATCCTTTTTTGTTGGTGTTTTTGTTTGAGTCATTTCCACTCATCCTTCCTAGTTGTTTTTTATTTGAATAAATTTTCTGAAAATTATGTTTTTTATTATAGATCCGAATATTGCTTTCGTCAACACCTTTTCTCAAACTTTTTTTGGGTACTTTTACTATTTTATAGAAAGCGTTTTCATTGTAAAAATAACAAATTCCGAACATTAAAATAATGTAAGCGCAACCATTTTATCAATAAACAAACATTTATTCCTCCACAGGTAAACAATCATCCACGAGAGAAACACAATACGTACATTCATGTCTCTCTTCTTGGTCAATCACTGCCTAATAACCATTCCTATTAACGGAAGAAATGACAAAAAATAAAGGGGCTCATACAACTAGAACGACAACAACTTTTCAGTATCTCAATCGTTCCTTATATGAGTATCCCTATTTTTTTCGATCTTTTATTTTAAGATAAAATTCTAATTATTCCTTTTCTTTCACAATCGATGTCATTAACCGTTTCATCTTTTGTAATAGATGTTGTTGTAGCTCTTCATCAAACTGTTCTTCAATCATGCTCTCTTTCATTATCTGCAACCATATTTTTGCTCGTTCAGGAGTTGTTTGGAACGGATGACGTGTTTGAACTTGGGAAACTTCTTCTTCTCCATTCTCTCCGTCAGATACTAACGACATGATAAACACTCTTTGTCTTTCTTTCAATACTTCAATATTAACCTGTCTTTTTTCAAACATTTCACTAAAGTATTGTTCTTCTAATAAATGACGGTAAAATGTTTCAACGAGTGCGTTAATCTGATGTGTTATATGGTCGTTCCGTTGCTGAATAGCCATTGTTTCACACCTCTT of Bacillus solimangrovi contains these proteins:
- a CDS encoding protoglobin domain-containing protein; the protein is MAIQQRNDHITHQINALVETFYRHLLEEQYFSEMFEKRQVNIEVLKERQRVFIMSLVSDGENGEEEVSQVQTRHPFQTTPERAKIWLQIMKESMIEEQFDEELQQHLLQKMKRLMTSIVKEKE